The Phyllopteryx taeniolatus isolate TA_2022b chromosome 17, UOR_Ptae_1.2, whole genome shotgun sequence genome window below encodes:
- the ruvbl2 gene encoding ruvB-like 2 isoform X1, which yields MCVSVGKLWFRPTACLNSDVTAVKMATTKVPEVRDITRIERIGAHSHIRGLGLDDALEPRQVSQGMVGQLASRRAAGVILEMIKDGHIAGRAVLFAGQPGTGKTAIAMGIAQSLGPDTPFTALAGSEIFSLEMSKTEALSQAFRKAIGVRIKEETEIIEGEVVEIQIDRPATGTGAKVGKLTLKTTEMETIYDLGNKMIDSLSKEKVQAGDVITIDKATGKISKLGRSFTRARDYDAMGAQTQFVQCPEGELQKRKEVVHTVSLHEIDVINSRTQGFLALFSGDTGEIKSEVREQINAKVCEWREEGKAEIIPGVLFIDEVHMLDMECFSFLNRALESDLSPVLIMATNRGITRIRGTNYQSPHGIPLDLLDRLLIIATSPYTEKETKQILKIRCEEEDVELSEEAHTVLTRIGMETSLRYAMQLISTAGLVCRKRKGTEVQVEDIKKVYSLFLDEARSSQYMKEYQESFLFNETQTTQMETS from the exons ATGTGCGTATCAGTCGGCAAACTCTGGTTTCGTCCAACAGCGTGCCTTAATTCGGACGTAACTGCTGTCAAG ATGGCGACTACTAAAGTTCCAGAGGTTCGTGACATCACACGGATTGAGAGAATTG GTGCACATTCTCACATCCGTGGACTTGGTTTGGATGATGCTTTGGAACCAAGACAG GTGTCTCAGGGGATGGTTGGTCAGCTGGCCTCCAGACGGGCAGCAGGGGTCATCCTCGAGATGATCAAAGACGGCCACATAGCTGGCAGGGCGGTGCTGTTTGCAGGCCAGCCCGGCACTGGAAAGACCGCCATCGCCATGG GTATTGCTCAGAGCCTCGGGCCGGACACCCCCTTCACAGCGCTGGCCGGCAGTGAGATCTTCTCCCTGGAGATGAGCAAGACTGAAGCGCTCAGCCAAGCCTTTAGAAAAGCTATTGGAGTGAGGATCAA GGAGGAGACGGAGATCATCGAAGGAGAAGTTGTAGAAATCCAGATCGATCGACCTGCCACTGGAACG GGTGCCAAGGTAGGCAAGTTGACCTTGAAGACTACTGAGATGGAGACAATATATGACCTGGGCAACAAGATGATTGACAGTCTCAGTAAAGAGAAGGTTCAAGCGGG TGATGTCATCACCATCGACAAGGCTACCGGCAAGATTAGCAAATTGGGCCGCTCCTTTACCAGAGCTCGAGACTATGATGCCATGGGAGCTCAG ACCCAGTTTGTGCAGTGCCCGGAGGGTGAGCTGCAGAAGAGGAAGGAGGTGGTGCACACGGTGTCCCTGCACGAGATCGACGTCATCAACAGCCGCACGCAGGGCTTCCTCGCTCTTTTCTCCGGAGACACCGGCGAGATCAAGTCGGAAGTGCGCGAGCAGATCAATGCCAAAGTTTGCGAATGGAGAGAAGAGGGCAAGGCGGAGATCATCCCCGGG gtgTTGTTTATTGATGAAGTGCACATGCTAGATATGGAGTGTTTCTCCTTCCTGAACCGTGCCTTGGAGAGTGACCTGTCCCCTGTTCTCATCATGGCCACCAACAGGGGCATCACTCG CATTCGTGGCACAAACTACCAGAGCCCTCATGGGATCCCCCTGGATCTGTTGGACCGCCTGCTTATCATCGCCACCTCCCCTTACACCGAAAAGGAGACGAAACAGATCCTAAAGATCCG GTGTGAGGAGGAGGACGTGGAGCTGAGCGAGGAGGCTCACACGGTCCTGACTCGCATCGGCATGGAGACGTCGCTGCGATACGCCATGCAGCTCATCAGCACGGCCGGTTTGGTGTGTCGCAAACGCAAG GGCACAGAGGTACAAGTAGAGGACATCAAGAAGGTTTACTCTCTCTTCCTGGATGAGGCCAGATCTTCTCAGTACATGAAGGAGTATCAGGAGTCCTTCCTCTTCAACGAAACGC AAACAACTCAGATGGAAACCTCGTAA
- the ruvbl2 gene encoding ruvB-like 2 isoform X2 translates to MATTKVPEVRDITRIERIGAHSHIRGLGLDDALEPRQVSQGMVGQLASRRAAGVILEMIKDGHIAGRAVLFAGQPGTGKTAIAMGIAQSLGPDTPFTALAGSEIFSLEMSKTEALSQAFRKAIGVRIKEETEIIEGEVVEIQIDRPATGTGAKVGKLTLKTTEMETIYDLGNKMIDSLSKEKVQAGDVITIDKATGKISKLGRSFTRARDYDAMGAQTQFVQCPEGELQKRKEVVHTVSLHEIDVINSRTQGFLALFSGDTGEIKSEVREQINAKVCEWREEGKAEIIPGVLFIDEVHMLDMECFSFLNRALESDLSPVLIMATNRGITRIRGTNYQSPHGIPLDLLDRLLIIATSPYTEKETKQILKIRCEEEDVELSEEAHTVLTRIGMETSLRYAMQLISTAGLVCRKRKGTEVQVEDIKKVYSLFLDEARSSQYMKEYQESFLFNETQTTQMETS, encoded by the exons ATGGCGACTACTAAAGTTCCAGAGGTTCGTGACATCACACGGATTGAGAGAATTG GTGCACATTCTCACATCCGTGGACTTGGTTTGGATGATGCTTTGGAACCAAGACAG GTGTCTCAGGGGATGGTTGGTCAGCTGGCCTCCAGACGGGCAGCAGGGGTCATCCTCGAGATGATCAAAGACGGCCACATAGCTGGCAGGGCGGTGCTGTTTGCAGGCCAGCCCGGCACTGGAAAGACCGCCATCGCCATGG GTATTGCTCAGAGCCTCGGGCCGGACACCCCCTTCACAGCGCTGGCCGGCAGTGAGATCTTCTCCCTGGAGATGAGCAAGACTGAAGCGCTCAGCCAAGCCTTTAGAAAAGCTATTGGAGTGAGGATCAA GGAGGAGACGGAGATCATCGAAGGAGAAGTTGTAGAAATCCAGATCGATCGACCTGCCACTGGAACG GGTGCCAAGGTAGGCAAGTTGACCTTGAAGACTACTGAGATGGAGACAATATATGACCTGGGCAACAAGATGATTGACAGTCTCAGTAAAGAGAAGGTTCAAGCGGG TGATGTCATCACCATCGACAAGGCTACCGGCAAGATTAGCAAATTGGGCCGCTCCTTTACCAGAGCTCGAGACTATGATGCCATGGGAGCTCAG ACCCAGTTTGTGCAGTGCCCGGAGGGTGAGCTGCAGAAGAGGAAGGAGGTGGTGCACACGGTGTCCCTGCACGAGATCGACGTCATCAACAGCCGCACGCAGGGCTTCCTCGCTCTTTTCTCCGGAGACACCGGCGAGATCAAGTCGGAAGTGCGCGAGCAGATCAATGCCAAAGTTTGCGAATGGAGAGAAGAGGGCAAGGCGGAGATCATCCCCGGG gtgTTGTTTATTGATGAAGTGCACATGCTAGATATGGAGTGTTTCTCCTTCCTGAACCGTGCCTTGGAGAGTGACCTGTCCCCTGTTCTCATCATGGCCACCAACAGGGGCATCACTCG CATTCGTGGCACAAACTACCAGAGCCCTCATGGGATCCCCCTGGATCTGTTGGACCGCCTGCTTATCATCGCCACCTCCCCTTACACCGAAAAGGAGACGAAACAGATCCTAAAGATCCG GTGTGAGGAGGAGGACGTGGAGCTGAGCGAGGAGGCTCACACGGTCCTGACTCGCATCGGCATGGAGACGTCGCTGCGATACGCCATGCAGCTCATCAGCACGGCCGGTTTGGTGTGTCGCAAACGCAAG GGCACAGAGGTACAAGTAGAGGACATCAAGAAGGTTTACTCTCTCTTCCTGGATGAGGCCAGATCTTCTCAGTACATGAAGGAGTATCAGGAGTCCTTCCTCTTCAACGAAACGC AAACAACTCAGATGGAAACCTCGTAA
- the ftr83 gene encoding finTRIM family, member 83: MASEQDNCHLCKEYLRDAVSIPCGHIFCSICLKTYWDHADHTGTYMCPQCRVTYSKRPTPRRTGGSRHSTLPRNSDAFPPPPPSPDYNVAGPQDVGCDICVGKKNKAIKTCLMCLASYCERHLKPHYESATFKRHKLVDEIGHLDRQICPQHQKGLELFCRTDQMCICVLCTVKEHKGHDMVSAEQERAEEQQRLGATQAEIQERIHDRLKQMEELKQAVDTLKNSAQRAMQECEKMFGDMIRSIERMQQEMAKMISTNKRAALNNAEGHVERLTHEISDLKRRDSEITQLSRTEDHIHFIQSYHMLIAQTEAEELPTVTVNPYFTFGPVTKAVSEMKQHMNEFSNDELVKVAKTVNKMTFCQLEESKKKRALKADDAPMYRSVQVQEPQHRDDFLKYACQLTLNPNTAYRQLHLSRGNRKAALKRDPQSYSDSAARFDSLPQVLCTEALSGGAYYWEVDWSGEGAAMGVTYKGIKRTGYGDSCRIGYNHKSWSLFCSDSSYSARHNKDQIEVNAPYSSRIGVFLDHAGGTLSFYSLGETMSLIHRFKASFSEPVYPGFWVWYESSITLIQL, translated from the exons ATGGCATCTGAGCAGGACAACTGCCACCTGTGTAAGGAGTACCTCAGGGATGCCGTGTCCATTCCATGCGGGCACATCTTCTGCTCCATTTGCCTGAAGACCTACTGGGACCACGCAGACCACACGGGCACATACATGTGCCCACAGTGCCGGGTCACCTACAGCAAGAGGCCCACACCGAGACGCACCGGAGGCTCTCGGCACTCTACCCTTCCACGCAACTCAGACGCCTTCCCGCCTCCACCTCCGTCCCCTGACTACAACGTTGCCGGACCGCAGGATGTGGGCTGCGACATCTGCGTGGGCAAGAAGAACAAAGCCATCAAGACCTGCTTGATGTGCCTGGCGTCCTACTGCGAGAGGCACCTCAAGCCCCATTATGAGTCGGCGACTTTTAAACGGCACAAGCTGGTGGATGAAATCGGCCATCTGGACCGGCAGATCTGTCCCCAGCATCAGAAGGGTCTGGAGCTGTTCTGTCGCACGGACCAGATGTGTATCTGCGTGCTGTGTACGGTGAAAGAGCACAAAGGTCACGACATGGTGTCTGCGGAGCAAGAGCGGGCGGAAGAACAG CAACGCCTGGGTGCCACCCAGGCTGAGATCCAGGAGAGGATTCATGATCGACTCAAACAGATGGAGGAACTGAAACAAGCAGTAGACACACTCAAG AACTCAGCCCAGAGAgcaatgcaggaatgtgagaaGATGTTTGGCGACATGATACGCTCCATTGAGAGAATGCAGCAAGAGATGGCCAAGATGATCTCCACCAATAAGCGGGCGGCACTCAACAACGCTGAGGGTCACGTGGAGCGTCTGACCCACGAGATCTCTGACCTGAAGAGGAGAGACAGTGAGATCACTCAACTGTCCCGCACTGAGGACCACATCCACTTCATTCAG AGCTACCACATGCTGATAGCCCAGACTGAGGCTGAGGAGCTGCCCACGGTGACCGTGAACCCTTACTTCACCTTCGGCCCAGTTACTAAGGCCGTGTCCGAGATGAAACAGCACATGAACGAATTTAGCAATGATGAACTCGTGAAAGTAGCAAAGACGG ttaacaaaatgacattttgtcaaCTGGAGGAGTCCAAAAAGAAGCGCGCATTAAAAG CAGATGACGCTCCCATGTACAGATCTGTGCAAGTCCAGGAACCACAGCACAGGGACGACTTCCTAAAAT ATGCTTGCCAACTTACTCTGAACCCAAACACAGCCTACCGACAGCTCCACCTGTCTCGAGGGAACAGGAAAGCTGCCCTCAAGAGAGACCCCCAGTCTTACAGTGACAGTGCCGCCAGGTTTGACTCTTTGCCCCAGGTCCTGTGCACGGAGGCCCTCTCAGGTGGCGCCTACTACTGGGAGGTCGACTGGAGTGGGGAGGGGGCTGCCATGGGTGTCACCTACAAAGGCATCAAGAGGACGGGTTACGGAGACAGCTGCCGCATCGGCTACAATCACAAATCTTGGAGCCTCTTCTGCTCTGACTCCAGCTATTCTGCACGCCACAACAAGGACCAGATAGAGGTCAACGCGCCGTACTCTTCTCGAATTGGGGTCTTCCTGGACCACGCTGGGGGAACCCTCTCTTTTTACTCTCTCGGGGAAACAATGTCTCTCATTCACCGCTTCAAGGCCTCATTCAGTGAGCCTGTCTATCCGGGCTTCTGGGTTTGGTACGAGTCATCCATCACTCTCATCCAGCTCTGA